A single genomic interval of Streptomyces graminofaciens harbors:
- a CDS encoding ribonuclease Z codes for MSVREFVVLGTASQVPTRHRNHNGYLLRWDGQGILFDPGEGTQRQMLRAGVAAHDLDRICVTHFHGDHSLGLAGVIQRINLDRVPHDVTAHYPRSGQRFFDRLRYATAYRETVRLIEAPVEEDGVLAATSSYTLDARKLSHPVESYGYRLIEPDGRRMLPERLAARGIRGADIGRIQREGAVDGVALEDVSEPRRGQRFAFVMDTRLCDGVYALADAADMLVIESTFLDEDVELAVEHGHLTAGQAASVARDCGVRHLVLTHFSQRYSEPDEFERQARAAGFEGELTVAHDLLRVPLPKRR; via the coding sequence GTGTCCGTACGCGAATTCGTGGTCCTCGGCACCGCCAGCCAGGTCCCGACCCGGCACCGCAACCACAACGGCTATCTCCTGCGCTGGGACGGACAGGGGATCCTCTTCGATCCCGGCGAGGGCACCCAGCGGCAGATGCTGAGAGCCGGGGTCGCCGCGCACGACCTCGACCGGATCTGCGTCACCCACTTCCACGGGGACCACTCCCTCGGCCTCGCCGGCGTCATCCAGCGCATCAACCTCGACCGCGTCCCGCACGACGTCACGGCCCACTACCCGCGTTCCGGCCAGCGCTTCTTCGACCGGCTGCGCTACGCCACCGCCTACCGCGAGACGGTCCGGCTGATCGAGGCACCGGTCGAGGAGGACGGCGTACTCGCCGCCACCTCCTCCTACACCCTCGACGCGCGCAAGCTCTCCCACCCCGTCGAGTCGTACGGCTACCGGCTGATCGAACCCGACGGGCGCCGCATGCTGCCCGAGCGGCTCGCCGCGCGCGGGATCAGGGGCGCGGACATCGGCCGGATCCAGCGGGAGGGCGCCGTCGACGGTGTGGCGCTGGAAGACGTGAGCGAGCCGCGGCGCGGGCAGCGGTTCGCGTTCGTCATGGACACCCGGCTGTGCGACGGCGTGTACGCGCTCGCGGACGCCGCCGACATGCTCGTCATCGAGTCCACCTTCCTGGACGAGGACGTCGAACTCGCCGTCGAGCACGGGCACCTGACCGCGGGCCAGGCGGCCTCCGTCGCCCGGGACTGCGGCGTACGGCATCTCGTGCTCACCCACTTCAGCCAGCGCTACTCCGAGCCGGACGAATTCGAGCGGCAGGCGCGGGCCGCCGGGTTCGAGGGGGAGCTGACGGTCGCGCACGACCTGCTGCGGGTGCCGTTGCCGAAACGGCGGTAA
- a CDS encoding S41 family peptidase has translation MTESAPSASAAYFRYPHLHGDLVAFTAEDDVWVAPLDGGRAWRVSADNVPVNHPRISPDGTTLAWTSTRDGAPEVHIAPIDGGPAKRLTYWGSSRTQVRGWTPDGRVLAVSTQGQASLRRSWARAIPLDGGPATTLPYGPVGHVAHGPATVLLSAPMGREAAWWKRYRGGTAGKLWIQRDSGDGEFVRLHADLDGNLEYPSWVGERIAFLSDHEGVGALYTSLSDGSDLRRHTPVDGFYARHAATDGTRVVYASAGELWLLDDLDGAEPRRLDIRLGGQRVDLQPFPVNASRWFGAAAPDHTARGSAVSVRGSVHWVTHRSGPARALAAEPGVRARLPRTFRVEGEEWVVWVTDAEGDDALEFAPATGVGPGATPRRLAAGQMGRVLGLAMAPDGSRAAVATHDGRVLLVERETGEVREVDRSEDGEVSGLVFSPDSAWLAWSHPGPRPLRQLKLANTADLSVTEATPLRFQDYSPTFTLDGKHLAFLSARAFDPVYDEHVFDLHFVSGARPHLITLAATTPSPFGPQRHGRPFEAPEKDETPDSEGAPATRIDLDGLGDRIVPFPVEAARYSTLRAAKDGVLWLRHPVTGVLGHSRATPDDPDPKTSLERYDLAQRRLEYLASDADHFSVSGDGKRVLLWTDGKLKVVPSDRRASNDDESDSNITVDLTRVRQTVDPAAEWRQMYDETGRLMRDNFWRPDLGGVDWDGVLERYRPVLDRVATHDDLVDLLWEVQGELGTSHAYVTPRGGGGSGDRRQGLLGADISRHEDGSWRIDRVLPSETSDPDAHSPLAAPGVAVRAGDAIVAVGGQPVDTVAGPGPLLVGTAGKAIELTVSPSGGGDPRHAVVVPIADEEPLRYHAWVADRRAYVHERSGGRLGYLHVPDMQAPGWAQIHRDLRIEVAREGLVVDVRENRGGHTSQLIVEKLARRIVGWDLPRGMRASSYPDDAPRGPVVAVANEFSGSDGDIVNAAIKALGIGPVVGTRTWGGVVGIDSRYRLVDGTLVTQPKYAFWLEGYGWGVENHGVDPDVEVVQAPHDHAAGRDVQLDAAIRLALEGLEERPAKAAPELPGA, from the coding sequence GTGACTGAGTCCGCACCGTCTGCATCCGCCGCCTATTTCCGGTATCCGCACCTGCACGGCGATCTGGTCGCCTTCACCGCCGAGGACGACGTCTGGGTCGCCCCCCTCGACGGCGGCCGCGCCTGGCGGGTCAGCGCCGACAACGTACCCGTCAACCATCCGCGTATCTCCCCGGACGGCACGACCCTCGCCTGGACCTCCACCCGCGACGGCGCGCCCGAGGTGCACATCGCCCCGATCGACGGCGGCCCCGCCAAGCGCCTCACGTACTGGGGCAGTTCACGCACCCAGGTGCGCGGCTGGACCCCGGACGGCCGGGTCCTCGCGGTCAGTACGCAGGGGCAGGCCAGCCTCCGCCGCTCCTGGGCCCGCGCGATCCCGCTCGACGGCGGCCCGGCCACGACCCTGCCGTACGGGCCCGTCGGCCATGTCGCCCACGGCCCGGCCACCGTGCTGCTGTCCGCGCCGATGGGCCGCGAGGCCGCCTGGTGGAAGCGGTACCGGGGCGGCACGGCAGGCAAGTTGTGGATCCAGCGCGACAGCGGCGACGGCGAGTTCGTGCGGCTGCATGCCGATCTCGACGGGAATCTCGAGTACCCGTCGTGGGTGGGGGAGCGGATCGCCTTTCTCTCCGATCACGAGGGGGTCGGGGCGCTCTACACCTCCCTCTCCGACGGGTCCGATCTACGGCGGCACACGCCCGTCGACGGTTTTTACGCCCGGCACGCGGCCACCGACGGCACCCGCGTCGTGTACGCCTCCGCAGGTGAGCTGTGGCTGCTCGACGATCTGGACGGGGCCGAGCCGCGCAGGCTCGACATCCGGCTCGGCGGGCAGCGCGTGGATCTCCAGCCGTTCCCGGTGAACGCCTCGCGCTGGTTCGGGGCAGCCGCGCCCGACCACACCGCCCGCGGCAGCGCGGTCTCCGTGCGCGGCTCCGTCCACTGGGTCACCCACCGCTCCGGTCCCGCCCGCGCGCTCGCCGCCGAGCCCGGGGTGCGCGCCCGGCTGCCCCGCACCTTCCGGGTGGAGGGCGAGGAGTGGGTGGTGTGGGTGACGGACGCGGAGGGCGACGACGCGCTGGAGTTCGCCCCGGCGACCGGTGTCGGGCCCGGCGCGACCCCGCGCCGCCTCGCCGCCGGACAGATGGGCCGCGTACTCGGACTCGCCATGGCACCCGACGGCAGCCGGGCCGCCGTAGCCACACACGACGGGCGTGTCCTGCTCGTCGAGCGGGAGACAGGAGAGGTCCGGGAGGTCGACCGGAGCGAGGACGGGGAGGTCTCCGGGCTCGTCTTCTCGCCCGACTCGGCCTGGCTCGCCTGGTCGCACCCCGGCCCGCGCCCGCTGCGCCAGCTCAAGCTCGCCAACACCGCCGACCTGTCCGTCACCGAGGCGACCCCGCTGCGCTTCCAGGACTACTCGCCGACGTTCACCCTCGACGGCAAACACCTCGCCTTCCTCTCCGCGCGCGCCTTCGACCCGGTCTACGACGAACACGTCTTCGACCTGCACTTCGTCAGCGGCGCCCGTCCGCACCTCATCACCCTCGCCGCGACGACCCCGTCCCCCTTCGGGCCGCAGCGCCACGGCCGCCCGTTCGAGGCGCCCGAGAAGGACGAGACCCCGGACAGCGAGGGCGCCCCCGCGACCCGTATCGACCTCGACGGACTCGGCGACCGGATCGTCCCGTTCCCCGTCGAGGCCGCCCGCTACTCGACGCTCCGCGCCGCCAAGGACGGCGTGCTGTGGCTGCGCCACCCGGTCACCGGCGTCCTCGGCCACTCCCGGGCCACGCCCGACGACCCGGACCCGAAGACCTCCCTGGAGCGCTACGACCTCGCCCAGCGGCGCCTCGAATACCTCGCCTCCGACGCCGACCACTTCTCGGTCAGCGGCGACGGCAAGCGGGTCCTGCTGTGGACCGACGGCAAGCTCAAGGTCGTCCCCAGCGACCGGCGCGCCTCGAACGACGACGAGAGCGACAGCAACATCACCGTCGACCTCACCCGCGTACGCCAGACCGTCGACCCGGCCGCCGAGTGGCGCCAGATGTACGACGAGACCGGCCGCCTCATGCGCGACAACTTCTGGCGGCCGGACCTGGGCGGGGTGGACTGGGACGGGGTCCTGGAGCGGTACCGGCCCGTCCTGGACCGGGTGGCCACGCACGACGACCTCGTCGACCTGCTGTGGGAGGTGCAGGGCGAGCTGGGCACCTCCCACGCGTACGTCACCCCGCGCGGCGGCGGTGGCTCCGGCGACCGGCGGCAGGGGCTGCTCGGCGCGGACATCTCCCGGCACGAGGACGGCAGTTGGCGCATCGACCGGGTACTGCCCTCGGAGACCTCCGACCCCGACGCGCACTCGCCGCTCGCCGCGCCCGGGGTGGCCGTGCGGGCCGGGGACGCGATCGTCGCCGTCGGCGGGCAGCCGGTCGACACCGTGGCGGGGCCCGGGCCGCTGCTCGTCGGTACGGCGGGCAAGGCGATCGAGCTGACCGTCTCGCCGTCCGGCGGCGGGGACCCCCGGCACGCGGTCGTCGTACCCATCGCGGACGAGGAGCCGCTGCGGTACCACGCGTGGGTGGCGGACCGGCGGGCCTATGTGCACGAGCGGTCCGGGGGCCGGCTCGGCTATCTGCACGTACCGGACATGCAGGCGCCCGGCTGGGCGCAGATCCACCGCGACCTGCGGATCGAGGTGGCGAGGGAAGGGCTGGTCGTGGACGTCCGGGAGAACCGGGGCGGGCACACCTCCCAGCTGATCGTGGAGAAGCTGGCCCGGCGGATCGTCGGGTGGGACCTGCCGCGCGGCATGCGGGCGTCCAGCTACCCCGACGACGCGCCGCGCGGGCCCGTCGTCGCCGTCGCCAACGAGTTCTCCGGGTCCGACGGGGACATCGTGAACGCGGCGATCAAGGCGCTCGGGATCGGGCCGGTCGTCGGGACGCGGACGTGGGGCGGGGTGGTCGGGATCGACAGCCGCTACCGGCTCGTCGACGGGACGTTGGTGACGCAGCCCAAGTACGCCTTCTGGTTGGAGGGGTACGGGTGGGGCGTCGAGAACCACGGGGTCGATCCGGACGTGGAGGTCGTCCAGGCGCCGCACGACCATGCCGCCGGGCGGGATGTCCAGCTGGACGCGGCGATCCGGCTGGCGCTGGAGGGGCTGGAGGAACGGCCGGCGAAGGCGGCACCGGAGCTGCCGGGAGCGTAG
- a CDS encoding adenosine deaminase, translating into MSLPKAELHLHIEGTLEPELAFELAARNGVALPYADTDALREAYRFEDLQSFLNLYYELMAVLRTEQDFADLADAYLARAAAQGVRHVEMFFDPQAHLARGVGMGTVVDGLWRALEKSEERHGVSTQLIMCFLRDESAESAMETLEAAGPYLDRIVGIGLDSAEVGHPPVKFREVYEAAAALGLRRVAHAGEEGPPAYITEALDVLGVERIDHGLRCMEDEELVARLVRDRVPLTLCPLSNVRLRTVDTLAEHPLPAMLDAGLLCTVNSDDPAYFGGYAGDNFDAVRATLGLSEDRLRELARNSFVASFLEHDEERRTRYLAEVEAYEFG; encoded by the coding sequence ATGTCCCTCCCCAAAGCTGAACTGCACCTGCACATCGAAGGCACCCTGGAGCCGGAGCTGGCTTTCGAGCTGGCCGCGCGCAATGGGGTCGCGCTGCCGTACGCCGACACGGACGCGCTCCGCGAGGCGTACCGGTTCGAGGACCTCCAGTCCTTTCTGAACCTGTACTACGAGCTGATGGCCGTGCTCCGCACCGAGCAGGACTTCGCCGACCTCGCCGACGCCTATCTCGCCCGCGCCGCCGCGCAGGGCGTACGGCATGTCGAGATGTTCTTCGATCCGCAGGCACACCTCGCCCGGGGCGTCGGCATGGGCACGGTCGTCGACGGGCTGTGGCGGGCGCTGGAGAAGAGCGAGGAGAGGCATGGCGTCTCCACTCAGCTGATCATGTGTTTTCTGCGGGACGAGTCCGCCGAGTCCGCCATGGAGACGCTCGAAGCGGCGGGGCCGTACCTCGACCGGATCGTCGGGATCGGGCTCGACTCCGCCGAGGTCGGGCATCCGCCGGTGAAGTTCCGCGAGGTGTACGAGGCCGCCGCCGCGCTCGGTCTGCGGCGGGTGGCGCACGCTGGTGAGGAGGGGCCGCCGGCGTACATCACCGAGGCCCTGGACGTCCTCGGTGTCGAGCGGATCGACCACGGGCTGCGGTGCATGGAGGACGAGGAACTGGTGGCCAGGCTGGTCCGGGACCGGGTGCCCCTGACCCTCTGCCCGCTGTCCAACGTAAGGCTGCGGACCGTCGACACGCTCGCCGAGCACCCGCTGCCCGCGATGCTCGACGCCGGGCTGCTGTGCACGGTCAACTCCGACGACCCGGCCTACTTCGGCGGCTACGCGGGCGACAACTTCGACGCCGTACGAGCCACGCTCGGCCTGAGCGAGGACCGGCTGCGCGAACTCGCCCGCAACTCCTTCGTCGCGTCCTTCCTGGAGCACGACGAGGAGCGGCGGACGCGGTATCTCGCGGAGGTGGAGGCGTACGAGTTCGGATGA
- a CDS encoding histidine triad nucleotide-binding protein has product MAGEPQDGCLFCKIVEGHVPATIVRETETTVAFRDINPQAPTHVLVIPKAHYPTAAELAAAEPTIAADLLREAQTVADEDKLESYRIVFNTGPGAGQTVFHAHAHVLGGRGLQWPPG; this is encoded by the coding sequence ATGGCAGGGGAGCCGCAGGACGGCTGTCTGTTCTGCAAGATCGTCGAGGGACACGTGCCCGCGACGATCGTCCGTGAGACGGAGACGACCGTCGCGTTCCGCGACATCAACCCCCAGGCACCCACCCACGTCCTGGTCATCCCGAAGGCGCACTACCCGACCGCCGCCGAACTCGCCGCCGCCGAACCCACCATCGCCGCGGACCTCCTGCGCGAGGCCCAGACGGTCGCCGACGAGGACAAGCTGGAGAGCTACCGCATCGTCTTCAACACCGGCCCCGGCGCCGGCCAGACCGTCTTCCACGCCCACGCCCACGTCCTCGGCGGCCGCGGCCTGCAGTGGCCCCCCGGGTAA